GATCCGGTCCCACTGTTCTGGCGTTAAGTCATGTCGTGTACTCATCATATTCACATCTTAACATCTATCGAAATATTTTTGAAATAGGTTCTAAAAGCTGCTGGTGTCCTCCTTATCCCAATGCGGCTCATCATATTGTTCCCTGGGATGACCCTAGAGCAGTACCGGCTCAAAGGATATTAAGAGAATATGGAATAGAAACTGAATCGGCGGTAAATGGTGTATTTCTGCCATACAAGGGAAGTAAATATGTAGGAGATGAAGCGTTGCACAGAGGGAATCATGGGGAAAGTTATGTGAGGAAAGTTATGTGAGGAAAGTTAATAATAGATTAGATAAATTACAAGAAGAGGGTGGTACACGTGAAGATATAATTGATGAACTAAATCAGATAAGAAAGGAACTTCTAGACGGTTCTTTGCAACTAAATTAACAACTGTCAGAGGTGTTATCCATGAAAGTTTGGTTACTACAAAGCAAACTAGATGTGGGGTTTGAAAGTCTTCAACTAGTCAATTTTGATCATGATTATGACAAATATTTCAGGAACATCAAGAAACCCAATTCGATAAAAGATGTATGGGGGAATGTAGAGGTTTATACTCTAACTGAAGGGGGTGAAGGGTATAAAAGCGATTTTCCTCATTTTTGGGGCAAAGGAAGTGCCCCTGTTTTCTCAGAAGAAGCATTAAATGTTGTCTATGACTTAATTGAAGATAAAGTTGAAGCATTACCATTAAACCATCCGGAACATAAATACTTTGCAATTCATGTGTTAAATGCAGTTGATGCTATTGATTACAATAATTCAATAGTTAAAGTGATGAAATCAGGACTTAGAGCTGGGTTTAAAAAGTGCTCTTTTTTACAAGAGAAAATTATTGGTCAACATATGTTTAAAATTTATTTGGATGACCGGGTTCAATCTGAAGCTTTTGTTTCAGACGAGTTCAAAGAAAGAGTAACGTCAAGTTCGTTGGTTGGATATGAATTTATAGAGGTATGGGATTCCGAAAAAGTCGATTTGTGATGTTGCTCATACTTTTGCCCCCGTTTCGGGGGATTTTATTTGATACTTAATAATTCAACGATATGGACCAGTAAGGCATACTGTTTGGTGTGAAATATGGGGTAGTCAAAAAGAAAGATAGGGGGTTTACTGTGAAATGGGTAAAATTTGATCAACCTCTTTGAACTTGAAGATCAATTGGGAGTTACGTTACCACAGGACTTTGTTGAGTGGTTTAAACAATATGAGGATCCAGAAGATGTAGCCTGGGTTGATGTTGAAGGTGTACCATATAGTATAGATGAATTTTATGGACCAGGCCATTTTTTAGAAGGAATGGATACGTTTTTTAGAGGGAGAGAAGAGTATAAAGCATATGGTGTAGTTGTTCCATTTGCTTTTGATACAACATTAAATGGATTCTGCTTTTTTATCCAAAAGATAGTAAGGAGACATCAGAAGTTTTTTAAGACGGAGGGATGATGATCTTTCAGAAGTCCTTGAAGGTAATGGTATTAAAAAATCATTGTATATCAGTCAGACATTGCAAGGATTCTTGGACAAATAGTATACAGATGAGGACTAGCGTAATGCCCCCCATAAGTCCAGACAATTAAGCCGCAGTTGAAGTAAGAGATTGGCGAAATCCTACAGGTGAGCGATAACGTAAGGCAGAATGTGGTCTTTCGTGGTTGTAAAAAGCAATAAAGTCGTCCAGATCTTGCTGGGCTTGGGCAAAGGAGTCATACTCCTGTAACCAGACACTTTCTTCTTTCAACGTTCGAAACCAGCGTTCGATATAGGCATCCCCATCATGGTTGTTGTATCCCATACGTTCGTGCCGAATCCCAGCTGCTTTCATCGCTTGGACGAACCGACGACTGGTCATTTGGCAGCCGTTATCACTTCGAATCGTCAACCCTTGTCCATACACACCGTCAGGAAAGCGAGTATGAAGCGCTTGATTCACCGCTTGCAACAACTCCGTGGTGCGACAAAAACGGGAAAAAGAGTAATCCACGATCTCTTTGTCATACTCATCAATAACGGCAAACAAATACCCCCAGCCGTCTTTTCCACACCAAATCTTCGTCATATCCACTTGAAGATGCTCGTTGGAGCGCTGAACCGATATCGATCCTCGACGTTTTTTCCGTTTGGCTTGATATCGAAGGGAACACACCGTCAGCCCCATCTCTTTCATCAACCGAAGAATCCGTTTGTGGTTTACCTGGTAACCGTACTCTTTTTTTAACCAGACTCGGATTCGGCGATATCCATAGGTGGGAAATCGTCCACATAACGTACGAATGGCTTCACGCAACCGGGTATCACTTGGCCTCGACTTGGAAGATGAAGTTTTTTTCAGAAGGGCATATCCATAGGTTCGATTTAAACGAAGGGCTGAGGTAATCGTGGGGACCGAATACCCTTCGTGAGCCAGTGTCTGCACCAGCTCTCGTGTGCTTACCTCCGGCCCCAATCGGCCTTTTTTCGCAAGATCTCAATCTGCATTTCTTTTTCTCCCAGCAACGATTTGGCCTCCTTCAACTCTTCTTCCAGTTGCTTTTCTCGCTGGGAAGGAGTCGTACGAAGAGCCGAACGTCCCCCTTCTAAAAAGGCTTCCCGCCACCGATAGTATTGGGGTTGAGCGATGTGATGCCGTCGGCATACCTCTGATATATTTGCCTCTGGAGCCATCCCTTCCAACACAATTTCCATCTTCTTTTCCGCACTCCACTTTCTCCGTCCCATAAAAACGACCCCTTTCATCCCCTTTGTTCTAACTTAACATGTGTCTGGGGTCTTACGGGGTCAGTATAGTGCAACATAAGGTGCATACGAAAAACACACATACTGGTGGCCGTCCGATTTGGGGAGGCAATGTTGGGAGGTAAGAGAAAGGTGATAACGGAATGTCATAAGAGGTCTATCAGAAACAACATTGATGCTGAAATGAAAAGTACGGTTAACGAAATAAAACGAATGTTTCAGTATCCATTTCATCCGGAAACAAAGTATCTGAAATTAGAGTTCGAAGGCCACTCAGGAACATTCGGCTTTTATCCAAAAATATACAATGATAATGGTGAAGAATTAGAGGAAAATGCGCATGGTGAACTCTTAGAAAGTACCGAGTTTAGTGATTTAGATTTTGGGTATTTAACTTTCAATAGCCTAAAGTACGAGAATGATTTCGATCTAATCTTTGAGTTAGATCAGTATTCAAAGGAATATCTCTTCGAATGGTTCCGTGCGCTTTTTATGGAACATGGAGGAGCAAACTTTCCTATCACAACGATCCTTCATGAACACGATGCATTAAAGGCTTACCACTTGCAAAAGGGAATATGGATTGATCAATATGACAAGGATTTCATTTAAGAAAAAAGCACTTTTGTAGAACGCGATAATCCGTCGTTTTGTCAGAGTTTACCCTTCGGCAAAACGGCGTTTTTTTGTAATAGCAGAGGTGATTAGATCCTGTCTGGTAATTTAATTTTCCGTGAGTAGAAGGGGGGCGGGTATGGCTTTTGGTTCGCCTTTGCACTCACAGAGCACAAGTCTCGCCCGGGTCACTATTGTTCCTTGGTCTCGCTATGCGCTTTTTGCAACGAAACGAAGACAGCCATACCGCCCTGAGATCTCGCGCTACGGATTGTTCAGACACGCCCTAGCCAGAGTAATTTCGTGCGGTACGCATAGGATAGTGCTTTTATGTTCAAGTGAGAAATATTTACAATACATTTTTTTATAGTGTACCATGGAGATAGATGTCTACAAGGAGGAGAGAAAAAATGGAGAATGAATGGACTCCTCAGGGTTATGCTTCTGTGACGCCGGCCCTCATTGTGAATGGTGCAACTCGGTTGATCGCTTTTTTGTGCGAGGTATTTGATGCGGAAACGCTGAACCGTTCAATTGATGAAACAGGAAGGATCGGTCATGCTGAGATACGGATCGGTCATGGGATCATTGAAGTCTTCGATGCAAATGAAGCATCGTCCAGCCATCAAAATGGCTTACATGTCTTTGTCAGAGATACGGATGAATGTTACAGACGTGCATTAAAGGCGGGGGCTACCTCATTGTATGAGCCGGCAGATATGCCATATGGGGAAAGAAGCGCAGGTGTGAAAGACGAATTCGGTAACAGTTGGTTTATCGCCACGTTTCAAAGAGGCAAGAATCGTGGGTATTACGATTGACGAGATACGGAGCACGGCACTCCCAATTATTTAGTTAGCAGATCATTCCGCTCTTGGAACAGTGCCGTGAGCAGATGGGTGCCGTTCGCCCTGTTCGCCAACATCCATCTCCCTGTGATACACCGTTCCATCACATTTCTCTTTGCATAAACATCACGATCAAAAGAGAGGACGTCCCGGACGTTGGTTGCGTCGTTCCTTTTGATCCCGTCGTTCGGGAATCAAAAGCGAAAACAAAGATTTACCGGCCTCGACGTAGGCTGGTTTCATTGTGTATAGTGGGCACCGCTACGCTAAATCCGCCTTCTGCATAGTCAAAGATACCAAGCAAAAAACCCCTTTTTCACAAGGGGTTTTTTGCGTACTCCCTTCCGGTTCCGAAATAGAGTCAACGTTTCGGTTTCAAAGGGGCCGGGATCTCCTCTGCTTTGTTTGCCAGATACTCCGGCCGCAACTGGGACATCAACACCAGCGACTCCCGCTGGTTACCGTTTTTCCAGCATTCACGCAGCACCCCTTCCTCGACGAAGTCGAGGGATTGATAGACATGGCGGGTGCGTTGGTTGTGTTCTTTTACATCCAGCCATAATCGGTGGGCCTTCTGTTCTTCAAACACATCACGCTGAATCTGACGAAGGGCGCGTTTGCCATAACCGTTCTGCTTACTTGTGATGACGATCGCAACAGTTCGATGCTTTCATGGGGGCTGTCCAAGCCGGCCAGTATGAGGAACCCTACCATGGATCCCGCGTGGCGTTCTTCCACGATCCAGTGCCGTTTGTCCGGATCATTCAACGTATGTTGGTGTTGCTCGTGGGTCCAGCAGATGATGGTTGGGGCGTTTTCTTCGTTTTTTTCCGCCTCCAGGACCCAGGGTAAATCAGATTCTTGGGTCGGACGGAAACGGATGGATTCGTCTGGCTCCATGAGGGTGACTCCTTCCTTTCTGGTCGATCACTTTTTGATCAGGGATCGGATTCCCGCCTCTACCCACCCCCAGGGCAAACGTTTCAATCCGGCCAGTGTTTTGACATTCCGTCCCAAGGCATAGCGCAGGCGGGGACGGCTGGAGCGGGCGATCCGGCGGATGGTCTCGGCCACGTTCCGCGGGTCCCCGGCTTTGGCTTCCAGTCGATCCAGATAGGATTGGTAGGGGTAAAGCATGGAGCGGTAGGGAGAGTCGTCTTTCCGGTGGACCACGCGTCTCTTGGCGATGCCGGTGCGGTAGAATCCGGGTTCCACCAGACTGACAAAAATGTTGAAGGACAACAGTTCCAGCCGGAGGGATTCACTGTATCCTTCCATGGCAAACTTGGTGGCGCTGTATGCTCCGATGTGCGGAAAGCCGATCAGCCCGGCACCGCTGCTGATGTTGATGATTTTCCCCATTCGCCGCTTGCGCATATGGGGGAGGACGGCTTGTACCATGGAGACCGTTCCGAAAAGGTTGGTCTCGAACAGGTCCCGCCAACTGGTCAGCGGGGTTTCCTCTACGGGTCCAAACACTGCATAGCCGGCGTTGTTGACCAAGATATCGATCTGTCCGTGTTCCTCTGCTGTACCATCGACGACCGACCGAATTCGTTCTTCGTCTCGTACATCCAAAGCCTTCACTTCCAGGCGTTCCAACAGGCCCAAGCTTTTGGCTTCTTCGGTCAGGGCTCGTCCTCTGTCCGGTTCCCGCATGGTGGCGATCACATGAAAATGGGAGCGGGCCAACGAGAGAGCGGTGTAAAAGCCGATGCCGCTGGAAGAACCCGTGATCAGTGCGACGGGTGGACGCTCTTTTTTCTTCATGGTGTCACTCCTTTTCTTAGACCCCTGGTGACCGGTTGACGATTGGTTTCCTCTTTACCCCCAAGCCAATCTCCTTCATCTAAATGCGTAAAGAAGAGGAGGAACTCCCCCCTTGGCTCGACGGTAACGTTCTTCCATAATGAAGAGGAGTGTTCCTCCATCGGAGAGGAAAAAAGGGGGGAAATCACATGATCGGCATCCGGCGGACCTATCGATTGCCCACCGGGGCAGTAGCCGTCTGTGACCGGGAGTTACAGCGGGTGTGGGTGCCCCTGTACACCCGGTTTGGCGGACGGTGTGTGGGGAGATGGCTGAGCCGCAATCGCGGGGAAGTGGTGGAGTGGTGGCAATACCCTGATGATGAAACCTGGCGTCAGGGGGAATGGCGGGCGCTCAGGCGGTTTATGGAAGAGCGGAAGCAGACCCGGGCGGAATGGCTACGGGAAAAAGGGATGCAATTGAGACACGAGTCCCTTACGCCCTTGCGGGGAGGGGTTCCCCGCCACATCATTTCCGTGTTTGGAGTGGTCACCAATGATCAGGGTGAACTGCTGCTGGTACGCACCTTCTGGCGGGGGGAAACCTGGGAACCGCCGGGTGGGCAAGTGGAGGAAGGGGAAGCTTTGGATGTAGCTGTGAAGCGGGAGATCCGGGAAGAGACCGGTTTGGAAGTGGAGGTGGCAGGGGTTTCCGGGGTGTATCAAAACCTGGAAGTGGGCAATGTGGCCATCGGCTTTCGTGCCCGTGTCATCTCCGGCCAGCCTTCTCCTTCTCCGGAGACCCAGGAGGTGGCCTTTTTTCCGCCTGGGGAATGGGAAGGGAAGGTCCGGTGGGATCGCTTTCGCCTTCGGCTGAAAGAGGGACTGGAGCGGGAGCCTTTCTCTTGGTCGGAGCCGGTGGGGAAGATTCTGGTCAACAAGTGATATCTTCATCAAGAGGCATGATATTTCTTTCATCAAAAAACAGCTGCCGGATTGGTATATCGGCAGCTGTTTTTTGGTTGATCACTCTTGGATATAGACGGAAACCGATCCGCTGTTAACGGGAAACTCGCCCCAGCCGTCGGCATTGATCGTAACTCGGTTGGAGCGGTTGCGGGTCAGATCCACCCAGGTTTGACCGGCGCGGGAACGACCCACATACATCCACTTGGAACCGCCTGTACCGTCGCTCATGATGGTGGCCAATCCGGATTTGGGATGATCGGCACCCCCCTCCCGGGTCCATCCGATGATGTCGGGATGGTCCAGGTAATCGTGCTGTTTGCCGTAGGCATAGGTTTTCCGTGCTTCCAACAAGGGGTCGATGGCTCCTCTCATCGCCGGGATCCCGCCGTCGCGCGTGCCGTAATAATCCCCGTAGAACACACTGGGATAACCAGACTCCCGGGTGAGGATAAGGGCGTAGGCATGGGGCTTAAACCACTCCTGCACGGTGGATTCCAACGATTCTCCCGGTTGGGTGTCATGGTTATCGACGAAGGTGACGGCATGAATGGGATGAGTCTGGACCAGGGTGCCGTCTAAGATCCGGCGCATATCATAATGACCGCCGGCCTTGGAAGCTTCATAGAGGTTATAATGAAGGGGCACGTCAAACAGGGACATCGACCAGCCTGTTTTGTTCAGGTAGTTTTCGAGTGCGCCCCGATCGTTTTTCCAATACTCGCCCACCGCAAACAACTCTTTGCCGGTGGAGGAGCGCACATCCCGCAGCCATTCGCCCAGATAGGAAAACTGGATGTGCTTGACGGCATCCAGACGGAATCCGTCCAATGGGGCGGTGTTGACGAACCAGGTTCCCCAATTTTTCAGTTCCCGCCGCACTTCGGGATGTTCCATGTCCACATCGGCTCCCAGCAGATAGTCGTAGTTGCCGTTCTCGGTGTCCACCTCCCAATCCCATCTCTTTTCATCTCGGAATTTGTAGATGGCGTTCCGCTGACGGGACTGATCCCAATCCACTCCGTCAAAGTGGTACCAACGCCATTTGAAATCGGAATAGGTGTTTCCCCGGCCGGGAAAATCAAACCGAGTCCACGCCTGGATACGGGTGTCACCGGAGATTTCCTGGTTGCGGTTAGACGGGTTTACTTCCACGGCCATTACCGTTTCGGTAGCGTCAGCCCCCAGCTTGTGATTCAGGACCACGTCGCCATACACCTGGATACCCTGGCCGCGCAGCTGACCGATGGCGGACAGCAGCTCTCCCTTGGTTCCGTACTTGGTACGGACGGTGCCTTTCTGGTTGAATTCCCCCAGATCATATAAATCATAGGTGGCGTAGCCCACATCGTCCTGCCGCATCGCCTTGTAGGCGGGAGGGATCCAGACGGCGGTGATGCCCTTTTGTTTGAGCGAAGCAGCATCTTGACCCAGGCGATTCCAGTGGTTTCCGTCATTGACCAAGTGCCATTCAAAGTACTGAAACATCGTGCCGTTGGTCCCCGTGTGATGAGCTTCGGCCGGTTGTTCCGCCTGGAGGGGGATGAGCAGGGTCAAGACCAGCAGGGCGGCGAGGGCGGTCAGGGAGAGGCGTTTCCAGTGAAACATGAACGGTTCCTCCTTTAAATCAGATGGAGCTGATGAGGTCCGTGGGTGATATGGATAGGGAAAAGGGGAGAAAGCGCTTCCATTTAAAAGGTTGTAAAATGCGCAAAAATGGCTCTATGTAAATAATGCAAGCGGTTTCATCAGCTAACATTATTATATATCAGGGATCTCTCAAATAGAAATAGATTGATTGCATTTTTTTGCAAATGCCCTTCTCTGCAGGAAATGTCTCGGTTGGCTCTTTTTTTGAAAGAAAGCGTTTTCTTATTGACAACCTTTTGTTTCTTTGGGTAGTATGGTTCTGAAAACGTTTTCGGGAGGTTCGCGCATGACCGTTACCATCAAGGACATCGCCAAACAGGCAGGGGTGTCCATCACGACGGTGTCCCGTGCCATGAACGGCTATCGGGATATCCACCCTGAAACCCGAAAACGGGTGCTCCAAATCGCCGAAGAGATGAATTATCGACCCAGCGGGATCGCCCGCAGCCTGGTGATGAAACAATCCAAAACCATCGGTCTCATCATCTCTGAGATGACACGGTCGCGCACCGGCCATCATTTCTTGTTCGATGTCATCTCCGGCGTGAATGATCGCGCGATGGCTTTGGGTTATGATCTGATCCTGGCCACTACCAGTCCTGACGAGCAGCACATGGTTCCCTATATGGAACTGTGTCATCGTCGTCAATTGGACGGTGTGATCCTGTCGGGAGTCCGGACCAAGGATCCATACCTCCAGGAGGTGTTGGACTCCGCCATTCCCTGTGTACTGATCGATGTGCCGCTGCTGGGGAAAACATGCAGTCACATCACCTTGGACAACCGCAAAGGGGCGCAGCAGGCCGTGGAGTATTTGATCCGTTCCGGCCACCGCCGCATCGGCTTTATCAACGGTCATCGCGAAGCCTTCGTCAGTGAAGAGCGCTTGCTGGGTTACCAACATGCGATGGAGGAAGCCGGATTGAAGGGGGAGTGGGTGTTTTACGGAGATTTTGATGATGCTTCCGGCCGGGAGGGTGTGTGTCACTTGTTGGAGAAAGATCCCGATCTGACCGCTTTTTTCTGTGCCAGCGATTTAATGGCGGTCGGGGCGATGAGGGAACTGGAAGGAATGGGAAAAAAAGTGCCGCAGGATGTGAGTGTGATCGGATTTGACGACATTGATCTGGCTCATTATGTGACACCGATGCTCAGCACGGTTCACCAGCCGCGGTATCGGTTTGGCACACAGGCCGTGGATGTGATTGTCGGCATGCTGGAAGGGGAACAAGGAAAATCGGTGGTGTTGGAGCCGGAATTGTTGATTCGGGAAAGTACTTAATTTTTTTCGATCTGACCGAAAACGTTTCCGTGAACGTTTTCGGAGAATGTGGAGGGAATCCGCTTGACACAAGTCATCAAAGAAGGCAATCACTTTTTTTACAGCGACGACTGGGGCCATTTACCCGAGAACAACCAGCAGGGACTGGGTTTGTATTACCGGGATACCCGTTTTTTAAGCAAGTTGGAGTGGGAGTTGGACGGGGTGGGAATCATCCCTCTCCACGCCAAAGCCGACGGTGCCCATAGTGTGTACCGATACACCAACCAAAGCGTGGAGCAGGAAGGGACGGTCTCTTTTTGGCGTGAGTCCTTGGAGATTGAGCGGCAATGCTGGCTCCATGACGGGGTGTTGGTAGAACAATTCCGCTTTGCCAATCTGGATCGCAACCCGTTGGAGACCCACTTGATCGTGCGGATGGATGCTGACTTTGCCGACATGTTTATCGTGCGCGGCTACCAGGATGGGAAAGTGGGTGAGAAGCAGTCGGTTCAAAGGACCGGCGCAGGTCTTCGTTTCTCCTAT
This portion of the Desmospora profundinema genome encodes:
- a CDS encoding VOC family protein, which encodes MENEWTPQGYASVTPALIVNGATRLIAFLCEVFDAETLNRSIDETGRIGHAEIRIGHGIIEVFDANEASSSHQNGLHVFVRDTDECYRRALKAGATSLYEPADMPYGERSAGVKDEFGNSWFIATFQRGKNRGYYD
- a CDS encoding imm11 family protein, with translation MKVWLLQSKLDVGFESLQLVNFDHDYDKYFRNIKKPNSIKDVWGNVEVYTLTEGGEGYKSDFPHFWGKGSAPVFSEEALNVVYDLIEDKVEALPLNHPEHKYFAIHVLNAVDAIDYNNSIVKVMKSGLRAGFKKCSFLQEKIIGQHMFKIYLDDRVQSEAFVSDEFKERVTSSSLVGYEFIEVWDSEKVDL
- a CDS encoding IS3 family transposase, with the protein product MQTLAHEGYSVPTITSALRLNRTYGYALLKKTSSSKSRPSDTRLREAIRTLCGRFPTYGYRRIRVWLKKEYGYQVNHKRILRLMKEMGLTVCSLRYQAKRKKRRGSISVQRSNEHLQVDMTKIWCGKDGWGYLFAVIDEYDKEIVDYSFSRFCRTTELLQAVNQALHTRFPDGVYGQGLTIRSDNGCQMTSRRFVQAMKAAGIRHERMGYNNHDGDAYIERWFRTLKEESVWLQEYDSFAQAQQDLDDFIAFYNHERPHSALRYRSPVGFRQSLTSTAA
- a CDS encoding AHH domain-containing protein; translated protein: SGPTVLALSHVVYSSYSHLNIYRNIFEIGSKSCWCPPYPNAAHHIVPWDDPRAVPAQRILREYGIETESAVNGVFLPYKGSKYVGDEALHRGNHGESYVRKVM
- a CDS encoding transposase, whose product is MGRRKWSAEKKMEIVLEGMAPEANISEVCRRHHIAQPQYYRWREAFLEGGRSALRTTPSQREKQLEEELKEAKSLLGEKEMQIEILRKKADWGRR
- a CDS encoding GNAT family N-acetyltransferase, translated to MFEEQKAHRLWLDVKEHNQRTRHVYQSLDFVEEGVLRECWKNGNQRESLVLMSQLRPEYLANKAEEIPAPLKPKR
- a CDS encoding SDR family NAD(P)-dependent oxidoreductase, whose protein sequence is MKKKERPPVALITGSSSGIGFYTALSLARSHFHVIATMREPDRGRALTEEAKSLGLLERLEVKALDVRDEERIRSVVDGTAEEHGQIDILVNNAGYAVFGPVEETPLTSWRDLFETNLFGTVSMVQAVLPHMRKRRMGKIINISSGAGLIGFPHIGAYSATKFAMEGYSESLRLELLSFNIFVSLVEPGFYRTGIAKRRVVHRKDDSPYRSMLYPYQSYLDRLEAKAGDPRNVAETIRRIARSSRPRLRYALGRNVKTLAGLKRLPWGWVEAGIRSLIKK
- the amyS gene encoding alpha-amylase encodes the protein MFHWKRLSLTALAALLVLTLLIPLQAEQPAEAHHTGTNGTMFQYFEWHLVNDGNHWNRLGQDAASLKQKGITAVWIPPAYKAMRQDDVGYATYDLYDLGEFNQKGTVRTKYGTKGELLSAIGQLRGQGIQVYGDVVLNHKLGADATETVMAVEVNPSNRNQEISGDTRIQAWTRFDFPGRGNTYSDFKWRWYHFDGVDWDQSRQRNAIYKFRDEKRWDWEVDTENGNYDYLLGADVDMEHPEVRRELKNWGTWFVNTAPLDGFRLDAVKHIQFSYLGEWLRDVRSSTGKELFAVGEYWKNDRGALENYLNKTGWSMSLFDVPLHYNLYEASKAGGHYDMRRILDGTLVQTHPIHAVTFVDNHDTQPGESLESTVQEWFKPHAYALILTRESGYPSVFYGDYYGTRDGGIPAMRGAIDPLLEARKTYAYGKQHDYLDHPDIIGWTREGGADHPKSGLATIMSDGTGGSKWMYVGRSRAGQTWVDLTRNRSNRVTINADGWGEFPVNSGSVSVYIQE
- a CDS encoding LacI family DNA-binding transcriptional regulator; amino-acid sequence: MTVTIKDIAKQAGVSITTVSRAMNGYRDIHPETRKRVLQIAEEMNYRPSGIARSLVMKQSKTIGLIISEMTRSRTGHHFLFDVISGVNDRAMALGYDLILATTSPDEQHMVPYMELCHRRQLDGVILSGVRTKDPYLQEVLDSAIPCVLIDVPLLGKTCSHITLDNRKGAQQAVEYLIRSGHRRIGFINGHREAFVSEERLLGYQHAMEEAGLKGEWVFYGDFDDASGREGVCHLLEKDPDLTAFFCASDLMAVGAMRELEGMGKKVPQDVSVIGFDDIDLAHYVTPMLSTVHQPRYRFGTQAVDVIVGMLEGEQGKSVVLEPELLIREST
- a CDS encoding NUDIX hydrolase, with amino-acid sequence MIGIRRTYRLPTGAVAVCDRELQRVWVPLYTRFGGRCVGRWLSRNRGEVVEWWQYPDDETWRQGEWRALRRFMEERKQTRAEWLREKGMQLRHESLTPLRGGVPRHIISVFGVVTNDQGELLLVRTFWRGETWEPPGGQVEEGEALDVAVKREIREETGLEVEVAGVSGVYQNLEVGNVAIGFRARVISGQPSPSPETQEVAFFPPGEWEGKVRWDRFRLRLKEGLEREPFSWSEPVGKILVNK